A region of Aquarana catesbeiana isolate 2022-GZ linkage group LG08, ASM4218655v1, whole genome shotgun sequence DNA encodes the following proteins:
- the LOC141104932 gene encoding uncharacterized protein has product MEEFSEGHLDCTMDSPNTRNPPERCHGDKNIDIKEEYKQEDEEYGVMEKFSRDSTQEDHTIPHHHQSGNLNNIVSKEEYKEEDEEYGVMEEFSEGHKDMMEPPNTRNPPERCPRPLYSRDSTQEDHTIPHCYKSGDPIDIEFEFKSEEEERYVRDDQQSMEKDGITGTFIEEDTPTEISTGGSLTLNTLHTPDPCTIYNMLYIT; this is encoded by the exons atggaggagttttcagaaggacacttGGATTGCACAATGGATtcaccaaataccaggaacccaccagagagatgtcatgGGGATAAGAATATTGatattaaagaagagtataaacaGGAGGATgaagagtatggagtgatggagaagttttcccgggattccacacaggaagatcacaccatccctcaccatcatcag agtggaaatctcAATAATATTGTTtctaaagaagagtataaagaggaggatgaggagtatggagtgatggaggagttttcagaaggacacaaggatatgatggagccacctaataccaggaacccaccagagagatgtccccgtcctctgtattcccgggattccacacaggaagatcacaccatccctcactgttacaag agtggagatccaattgatatagaatttgagtttaaatcagaagaagaagagaggtatgtgagggatgatcagcagtctatggagaaggatggaataacggggacatttatagaggaggacactcctacagagatcagcacaggtgggtcattaacactaaatacattacatactcctgacccctgcactatatacaatatgttgtacattacatag